One genomic region from Streptomyces sp. NBC_00457 encodes:
- a CDS encoding MFS transporter: MPGNRSDLTRLRIALTVFFALDGFVFAGWVVRIPAIKEQTNASSSALGLALLGVSAGAVVTMMVTGRLCRRFGSHPMTVICGILLSLSVALPPLTHSVPALGAVLLVFGAAYGGINVAFNSAAVDLVRALRRPVMPSFHAAFSLGGMIGAGLGALVAGALTPTRHLLGLTLIGLLVTALAGRTLLRIQPPKPPVQPPKPPERAPRGESAPRRPGSRTRPLVITFGLIALCTAYGEGALADWSALHLEQDLDATAGVAAVGYSCFALAMTIGRLTGTQLLERLGQTRTLVYGGTTAAVGMLLGALAPALWAALLGFVIAGLGLANLFPVAIERAGALAGPDGVAIASTLGYGGMLLGPPAIGFMADWFSLPTALTSVAALAAAAALIAVVTRRAAAG; this comes from the coding sequence GTGCCGGGCAACCGCAGCGACCTCACCCGACTCCGTATCGCCCTCACGGTCTTCTTCGCCCTCGACGGCTTCGTCTTCGCCGGCTGGGTCGTGCGCATCCCGGCCATCAAGGAGCAGACCAACGCCTCCAGCAGCGCACTCGGCCTCGCCCTCCTCGGCGTCTCCGCCGGCGCGGTCGTGACGATGATGGTCACCGGCCGCCTGTGCCGTCGCTTCGGCAGCCATCCGATGACCGTGATCTGCGGCATCCTGCTCTCCCTCAGCGTCGCCCTGCCCCCGCTCACCCACTCCGTGCCGGCACTCGGGGCCGTCCTGCTGGTCTTCGGGGCCGCGTACGGCGGGATCAACGTGGCCTTCAACAGCGCCGCGGTCGACTTGGTGCGAGCCCTGCGACGCCCCGTGATGCCCAGCTTCCACGCGGCGTTCAGCCTCGGCGGCATGATCGGCGCCGGGCTCGGTGCGCTCGTCGCCGGTGCGCTGACTCCGACGCGGCACCTGCTCGGGCTCACGCTGATCGGGCTGCTCGTCACCGCGCTCGCGGGCCGCACGCTGTTGCGCATCCAGCCTCCGAAACCGCCTGTCCAGCCCCCGAAACCGCCCGAGAGGGCACCGCGAGGGGAGTCCGCGCCGCGCCGGCCGGGGTCCCGTACCCGCCCCCTCGTGATCACCTTCGGCCTCATCGCGCTGTGCACGGCCTATGGTGAGGGCGCCCTGGCCGACTGGAGCGCGCTGCACCTGGAGCAGGATCTGGATGCCACGGCGGGTGTCGCGGCGGTCGGCTATTCCTGCTTCGCGCTCGCCATGACCATCGGGCGGCTCACCGGCACGCAGCTGCTCGAACGCCTCGGCCAGACGCGCACGTTGGTGTACGGCGGCACGACCGCCGCCGTCGGCATGCTGCTCGGCGCCCTCGCTCCCGCCCTCTGGGCGGCCCTCCTCGGTTTCGTGATCGCCGGACTCGGTCTGGCCAATCTCTTCCCCGTCGCCATCGAACGCGCGGGCGCCCTGGCCGGCCCCGACGGAGTCGCCATCGCGTCCACGCTCGGCTACGGCGGCATGCTCCTGGGCCCGCCCGCCATCGGGTTCATGGCGGACTGGTTCTCCCTTCCCACCGCCCTCACCAGCGTGGCGGCACTGGCGGCGGCCGCCGCGCTCATCGCCGTCGTGACACGGCGTGCGGCGGCCGGCTGA
- a CDS encoding WD40/YVTN/BNR-like repeat-containing protein, whose protein sequence is MGRGLPALVLTAVTGASLLTAPASAAPPGPSDVYRPVRGPSAPAEYRYAQKTVYGESIPRHAHDLAAAQARKLPVVGGRWKNAGPTNIGGRVVSLALDPKRADTLYAAAASGGLWRSTDAGATFHSVWPDSWTQAMGAVTAAPDGTLYVGTGEPNPGGGSITYEGTGLYRSRDGGRSWTPLGLRDSGAISAITVDPANPRRIYVAAAGSLYNGGGDRGVYRSEDGGATWERILTGANEFTGATEIVADGDRLYAVLWDKRRRPDLRTYGGVGSGVFRSTDGGETWERLGGGLPAVGPDVGRIGLGVAGDRLYAIVNKAGGSFEGFYASADGGDNWTRTPADDDLTNSQSSFGWWFGKVWIDPRDAEHVHVAGVALLTTKDGGATWSADDTSMHVDHHAMVWDPRRPGRVYLGNDGGVYRSDARGDGGWVKSRHQPYTQLYSAAITPQDVTRISGGTQDNGSLRSWGGEKFNEYLGGDGEENLINPADVNNVFACYQYGNCFRSTDGGDTLTYFADRTTFQRRNWFTPMAFDPRDPKVLYYGSEVLNRSTDGGETWQTVSPDLSGGPGSDPLYPNYGTITSIAPASDGRTVYVGTDDGRVWVTRDLGATWTKLAEGRPWVTRVVVDPKNPDRVWTTHSGYRSGDPLPHVYGSADGGRHWRDLSGNLPAAPVNDLVVARGGVLHIATDQGVFTSVTGGGRWLRLGRGMPQVPVDDIEYDAGHHRLVAATFGRGFYELTTL, encoded by the coding sequence ATGGGCAGAGGTCTGCCTGCGCTGGTACTCACCGCGGTCACCGGCGCCTCGCTACTCACCGCACCCGCGAGCGCGGCCCCGCCCGGCCCCTCCGACGTGTACCGGCCGGTGCGCGGGCCGTCCGCCCCCGCCGAGTACCGCTACGCCCAGAAGACCGTGTACGGCGAGTCGATCCCCCGCCACGCACACGACCTGGCCGCGGCGCAGGCCCGGAAGCTGCCGGTCGTCGGCGGCCGCTGGAAGAACGCCGGCCCCACGAACATCGGCGGCCGGGTCGTGTCCCTCGCACTGGACCCCAAGCGCGCCGACACCCTCTACGCGGCGGCCGCGAGCGGCGGTCTGTGGCGCAGCACGGACGCCGGGGCCACGTTCCACTCGGTGTGGCCCGACAGCTGGACGCAGGCCATGGGCGCGGTCACGGCCGCCCCGGACGGCACCCTGTACGTGGGCACCGGCGAGCCCAACCCGGGCGGCGGCAGCATCACGTACGAGGGGACGGGCCTGTACCGGAGCCGGGACGGCGGCCGGAGCTGGACGCCGCTCGGCCTGCGCGACTCCGGGGCGATCAGCGCCATCACCGTCGACCCGGCCAACCCGCGCCGCATCTACGTGGCCGCGGCCGGCTCGCTCTACAACGGCGGCGGCGACCGGGGCGTGTACCGCTCTGAGGACGGCGGCGCGACCTGGGAGCGGATCCTCACCGGTGCCAACGAGTTCACCGGCGCCACCGAGATCGTGGCGGACGGCGACCGCCTGTACGCCGTGCTGTGGGACAAGCGCCGCCGCCCCGATCTGCGCACGTACGGCGGTGTCGGCTCCGGCGTCTTCCGCAGCACGGACGGCGGCGAGACGTGGGAGCGGCTGGGCGGCGGACTGCCCGCCGTGGGCCCCGACGTCGGACGCATCGGCCTGGGCGTCGCGGGCGACCGGCTCTACGCGATCGTCAACAAGGCGGGCGGCTCCTTCGAGGGCTTCTACGCCTCCGCCGACGGCGGTGACAACTGGACCCGCACACCCGCCGACGACGACCTCACCAACTCGCAGTCCAGCTTCGGCTGGTGGTTCGGGAAGGTGTGGATCGACCCCCGGGACGCCGAGCACGTGCACGTGGCCGGGGTCGCCCTGCTGACCACCAAGGACGGCGGCGCCACCTGGAGCGCCGACGACACCAGCATGCACGTCGACCACCACGCCATGGTGTGGGACCCGCGCCGCCCCGGCCGGGTCTACCTCGGCAATGACGGCGGTGTCTATCGCTCCGACGCGCGCGGCGACGGCGGCTGGGTCAAGTCCCGCCACCAGCCGTACACCCAGCTCTACAGCGCGGCGATCACCCCGCAGGACGTCACCCGGATCTCGGGCGGAACCCAGGACAACGGCTCGCTGCGCTCCTGGGGCGGGGAGAAGTTCAACGAGTACCTCGGCGGGGACGGCGAGGAGAACCTGATCAACCCGGCCGACGTGAACAACGTCTTCGCCTGCTACCAGTACGGCAACTGCTTCCGCTCCACCGACGGCGGCGACACCCTTACGTACTTCGCCGACCGGACGACGTTCCAGCGCCGCAACTGGTTCACGCCGATGGCTTTCGATCCGCGTGATCCGAAGGTCCTCTACTACGGCTCCGAAGTCCTCAACCGCTCCACGGACGGCGGCGAGACCTGGCAGACCGTCAGCCCCGACCTGAGCGGCGGCCCGGGCTCCGACCCGCTCTACCCCAACTACGGCACCATCACCTCCATCGCCCCCGCGTCCGACGGCCGCACGGTCTACGTGGGCACGGACGACGGCCGCGTCTGGGTGACCAGGGACCTGGGCGCCACCTGGACGAAGCTGGCCGAGGGGCGCCCCTGGGTCACCCGGGTGGTCGTCGATCCGAAGAACCCCGACCGGGTGTGGACCACCCACTCCGGCTACCGCTCCGGCGACCCGCTCCCCCACGTGTACGGCAGCGCCGACGGCGGCCGGCACTGGCGCGACCTGTCGGGCAACCTCCCGGCGGCCCCCGTCAACGACTTGGTCGTGGCCCGTGGCGGTGTCCTCCATATCGCCACCGATCAGGGCGTGTTCACGTCCGTGACGGGCGGCGGGCGCTGGCTGCGCCTGGGCCGCGGCATGCCGCAGGTGCCGGTGGACGACATCGAGTACGACGCGGGGCACCACCGGCTGGTGGCGGCGACGTTCGGGAGGGGGTTCTACGAACTGACCACGCTCTGA
- a CDS encoding ABC transporter ATP-binding protein — protein sequence MREHGTLLEATGLVKSFPVRRGTRLRALDGVDLTLGRGQTLGLVGESGCGKTTLARILLLLERPDVGTVRYDGVDPFALSGAELLAWRRKVQMVFQDPFGSLNPRMSAADLISEPWRTHHGLVPAGQRSARVGELLELVGLRASDAHRYPQEFSGGQRQRIGIARALALEPDVIVCDEPVSALDLSVQAQVLNLLCDLRDELGLSYVFISHDLSVVRHLADRVAVMYLGRIVESGPVEEVFDGPRHPYTAALLSAAPSPVAGGGRGRQRILLTGEIPSPANPPSGCRFRTRCWRAQDVCAEAAPAALPGAPLHSAACHFPLEEAPAAVG from the coding sequence ATGCGTGAGCACGGCACCCTGCTGGAGGCCACCGGCCTGGTGAAGAGCTTCCCGGTGAGGCGCGGCACCAGGCTGCGCGCACTCGACGGCGTGGACCTGACCCTCGGTCGCGGGCAGACCCTTGGCCTGGTCGGCGAGTCCGGCTGCGGCAAGACCACGCTGGCCAGGATCCTGCTGCTCCTGGAGCGTCCCGACGTGGGCACCGTACGGTACGACGGCGTCGACCCGTTCGCGCTGTCGGGTGCGGAGCTGCTTGCCTGGCGCCGCAAGGTGCAGATGGTCTTCCAGGACCCGTTCGGCTCGCTCAACCCCCGGATGTCCGCGGCGGATCTGATCAGCGAGCCCTGGCGCACCCACCACGGCCTCGTGCCCGCCGGGCAGCGTTCGGCCCGCGTGGGCGAGCTGCTGGAGCTGGTGGGGCTGCGTGCGTCCGACGCGCACCGCTATCCGCAGGAGTTCTCCGGCGGGCAGCGGCAGCGGATCGGGATCGCCCGCGCCCTGGCCCTGGAACCCGACGTCATCGTGTGCGACGAACCGGTCTCCGCGCTGGACCTGTCGGTGCAGGCGCAGGTGCTCAACCTGCTGTGTGATCTGCGGGACGAGCTGGGACTGTCGTATGTGTTCATCTCGCACGACCTGTCCGTGGTGCGCCATCTCGCCGACCGGGTCGCCGTGATGTATCTCGGCCGGATCGTCGAGTCGGGTCCGGTCGAGGAGGTCTTCGACGGGCCGCGCCATCCCTACACGGCGGCGCTCCTGTCGGCGGCGCCCTCGCCGGTGGCCGGCGGTGGGCGCGGGCGGCAGCGCATCCTGCTCACCGGTGAGATCCCCTCACCGGCGAACCCGCCGTCCGGGTGCCGGTTCCGGACCCGGTGCTGGCGCGCGCAGGACGTCTGCGCCGAGGCCGCGCCCGCCGCACTGCCGGGAGCCCCACTGCACAGCGCGGCCTGCCACTTCCCGCTGGAGGAGGCGCCCGCGGCGGTGGGCTGA